The Mycobacterium paragordonae genome includes a region encoding these proteins:
- a CDS encoding M24 family metallopeptidase yields MSTEVLPDARALRLGRRERALAQMAAHDLDVLVLGRQANVRYVTGAPQLWVAGTRPFGPTCVLVRETGAVHLLSTWDEGIPEDIPRENLYGISWNPANTIAALSRIAGASTARRVGTDALSPVFAQLLPTAFPSAELVDGELAMRAARRIKTDEEIVALRESIAVAESGLAAAVAGLRRGVREQELAGVLLEAVAAGGVSTPSNQDVAWVTSREHPWRRAAGDGRVQSGDLVALSAGVLAGGYIGEVGRTWPVGDVTGAAELFSRWDRLWDMLIAVCRPGAGADELLAAYATAGEPAPPMPVARGLGMGFDPPVISARMPRTAAQERLEPGIVLAVTGYVWEQGVGAVFGREAVLITADGPQVLTASPFWRG; encoded by the coding sequence ATGTCGACTGAAGTCCTGCCCGACGCACGGGCGCTGCGTCTCGGCCGCCGGGAGCGCGCGCTGGCCCAGATGGCCGCCCACGATCTGGACGTGCTCGTGCTGGGCCGGCAGGCCAACGTCCGCTATGTGACTGGCGCACCGCAACTCTGGGTCGCCGGGACACGGCCGTTCGGACCCACCTGCGTGCTGGTGCGCGAGACGGGCGCCGTTCATCTGCTCAGTACCTGGGACGAGGGCATCCCCGAGGACATCCCGCGGGAGAACCTGTACGGCATCTCCTGGAATCCGGCGAACACCATCGCCGCGCTGAGCCGCATCGCCGGCGCGTCCACCGCCCGTCGAGTCGGAACCGATGCGCTGTCACCGGTTTTCGCGCAGCTGTTGCCGACCGCCTTCCCCAGCGCCGAACTGGTCGACGGTGAACTGGCCATGCGCGCGGCGCGGCGAATCAAGACAGACGAGGAGATCGTCGCCTTACGGGAATCCATCGCCGTCGCCGAATCCGGCCTGGCCGCGGCCGTCGCGGGATTGCGGCGCGGTGTACGGGAGCAGGAATTGGCCGGGGTGCTGCTGGAGGCGGTGGCCGCCGGCGGGGTGAGCACCCCGTCGAATCAAGATGTGGCCTGGGTGACGTCGCGTGAGCATCCCTGGCGGCGCGCCGCCGGCGACGGTCGGGTGCAGTCCGGCGACCTGGTGGCGCTGTCCGCCGGCGTTCTGGCCGGCGGCTACATCGGCGAGGTGGGACGCACCTGGCCGGTGGGCGATGTCACCGGCGCCGCGGAACTGTTCAGCCGTTGGGACCGGTTGTGGGACATGCTGATTGCCGTGTGCCGGCCGGGAGCGGGAGCGGATGAGCTGCTGGCCGCGTATGCCACAGCGGGGGAGCCCGCACCGCCGATGCCCGTGGCGCGGGGCCTGGGCATGGGCTTTGACCCGCCGGTCATCTCCGCACGCATGCCCCGCACCGCGGCGCAGGAGCGGCTGGAACCCGGCATAGTGCTTGCGGTCACCGGCTACGTCTGGGAGCAGGGAGTCGGCGCGGTGTTCGGGCGC
- a CDS encoding M24 family metallopeptidase: protein MRRETGARLRAAMTERGVDALVLLGNNAVVYATGTSWPLGDAGLSYVERPVAVVLADDEWPHLFLPFREGAAQESELPADHLHRPVYLEFDEGVADFARVLAELVPGGATVAADELTGAMSRARNTLFPSGFPVDAAAVISAAKVIKTPDELACIRTAVRITDEAMVEVHKALAPGIRQIDLSARFVRRAFELGAMTSMLEPIWQVMPHSRAEGVWTTHGDLALPLLSTERELAKGDVLWTDVSITYAGYCSDFGRTWIVGQDPSPRQQAQFHRWRAIMDAVLGVARAGATAADLGRAAIAANDGTRPWLPHFYLGHGIGVNAAEMPMIGTDLGEEFDENFVLQPGMVLVLEPVVWEDGTGGYRSEEVLVITEEGSIRLTDYPYDPYVD, encoded by the coding sequence ATGCGCCGCGAGACCGGGGCGCGGTTGCGTGCGGCGATGACCGAGCGGGGTGTCGACGCCCTGGTGCTGCTCGGCAACAATGCGGTGGTCTACGCCACCGGAACCAGTTGGCCGCTCGGTGACGCCGGCCTGTCCTATGTCGAGCGGCCGGTGGCGGTGGTGCTCGCCGACGACGAGTGGCCGCACTTGTTCCTGCCGTTCCGCGAGGGTGCTGCGCAGGAGTCCGAGCTGCCGGCCGACCACCTGCACCGCCCGGTCTACCTCGAATTCGACGAGGGGGTTGCCGATTTCGCGCGGGTGCTGGCCGAGCTGGTACCGGGTGGTGCCACGGTCGCGGCCGACGAACTGACCGGAGCCATGTCACGTGCCCGGAACACGTTGTTTCCCAGCGGCTTTCCCGTCGACGCGGCCGCGGTGATCAGCGCCGCCAAGGTGATCAAGACGCCGGATGAGCTGGCCTGCATCCGCACCGCCGTCCGCATCACCGACGAGGCGATGGTCGAGGTGCACAAGGCGCTGGCACCCGGAATCCGCCAGATCGATCTGTCGGCCCGATTTGTGCGCCGGGCCTTCGAGTTGGGCGCGATGACCAGCATGCTGGAACCGATCTGGCAGGTGATGCCGCACAGCAGGGCCGAGGGCGTCTGGACGACTCACGGCGACCTGGCGCTGCCGCTATTGAGCACCGAACGCGAACTTGCCAAGGGCGACGTGCTCTGGACCGACGTCAGCATCACCTACGCCGGCTACTGCTCCGATTTCGGCCGCACCTGGATCGTCGGGCAGGACCCGTCGCCGCGCCAGCAGGCGCAGTTCCACAGGTGGCGCGCGATCATGGACGCGGTACTGGGCGTGGCCCGCGCCGGCGCCACCGCCGCCGATCTGGGCCGGGCGGCGATCGCGGCCAACGATGGCACCCGACCCTGGCTGCCGCATTTCTACCTGGGCCACGGCATCGGGGTGAATGCGGCCGAAATGCCGATGATCGGAACGGATCTCGGCGAGGAGTTCGACGAGAACTTCGTGCTGCAGCCGGGCATGGTGCTGGTGCTGGAACCGGTGGTGTGGGAAGACGGAACCGGCGGCTATCGCAGTGAAGAGGTCCTGGTGATCACCGAGGAAGGCTCGATTCGATTGACCGACTACCCCTATGACCCTTATGTCGACTGA
- a CDS encoding amidohydrolase family protein has product MTSTLYPPKGFGAPKDRKGHALGSNVGLPGGTEVFSADNHISLAADIFYERFPEDLKDKAPRIWYEEGAYQVGRKGQSFLPGDFSAVLMQYDDLPGAASTNIEARIQELREDGVDKELAFPNAVLALFHYPDKKLRELTFRIYNEYIAELQERSNGHFYGAGLINWWDPEGTRRTLAELKSLGLKTFLMPLNPGKDDDGNPIDYSCTSMSAVWDEIEAAGLPVTHHIGETPPKSPCEFNSVVVGMMINIDGFRETFSKYIFGGILDQHPALRIGWFEGGIAWVPWALQDAEHLVASYQHMFNRPLEHDVRYYWDTHMSASFMVDPLGLELIDRIGVDKVMWSSDYPHNESTYGYSEKSLAAVVEAVGPDNAARIVSGNITEFLGL; this is encoded by the coding sequence ATGACAAGCACTCTGTACCCGCCAAAAGGCTTCGGCGCACCCAAGGACCGCAAGGGGCACGCGCTCGGCAGCAACGTGGGCCTGCCGGGCGGGACCGAGGTGTTCTCGGCCGACAACCACATTTCACTGGCGGCCGACATCTTCTACGAACGCTTCCCCGAAGACCTGAAGGACAAGGCGCCCCGCATCTGGTACGAGGAGGGCGCGTATCAGGTTGGCCGCAAGGGACAGTCGTTCCTGCCGGGTGACTTCAGCGCCGTCCTGATGCAGTACGACGATCTGCCCGGCGCGGCCAGCACCAACATCGAGGCCAGGATCCAGGAGCTGCGGGAAGACGGCGTCGACAAAGAACTCGCCTTCCCCAATGCGGTACTGGCGTTGTTCCACTACCCGGACAAGAAACTTCGCGAACTCACCTTCCGCATCTACAACGAGTACATCGCCGAGCTGCAGGAGCGCTCCAACGGCCACTTCTACGGCGCGGGCCTGATCAACTGGTGGGACCCCGAGGGCACCCGCAGAACGCTCGCCGAGTTGAAGTCACTGGGACTCAAGACATTCCTGATGCCGCTGAACCCCGGCAAGGACGACGACGGCAACCCCATCGACTACTCCTGCACCTCCATGAGCGCCGTCTGGGACGAGATCGAGGCCGCCGGCCTTCCGGTGACGCACCACATCGGGGAGACCCCGCCGAAGAGCCCGTGCGAGTTCAACAGCGTCGTCGTCGGAATGATGATCAACATCGACGGCTTCCGGGAAACGTTCTCCAAGTACATCTTCGGCGGCATCCTCGACCAGCACCCAGCGCTGCGGATCGGCTGGTTCGAGGGCGGGATCGCGTGGGTGCCGTGGGCCCTGCAGGACGCCGAACACCTGGTGGCGTCCTACCAGCACATGTTCAACCGACCGCTCGAACACGATGTCCGCTACTACTGGGACACCCACATGAGCGCCTCGTTCATGGTCGACCCGCTGGGCCTGGAGCTGATCGACCGGATCGGGGTCGACAAGGTGATGTGGTCGTCGGACTACCCGCACAACGAAAGCACCTACGGATACTCCGAGAAGTCGCTGGCGGCCGTCGTCGAAGCCGTCGGCCCAGACAACGCCGCCCGGATCGTCAGCGGCAACATCACCGAATTTCTGGGGCTGTGA
- a CDS encoding cytochrome P450 — MASSTTETAADVPEYPMPRAAGCPFAPPPGVMTLAEARPLSRVRIWDGSTPWLITGYEQCRELFSDSRVSVDDRLPGFPHWNAGMVATVHKRPRSVFTSDGEEHTRFRRMLSKPFTFRRVEGLRPAIQQITDEHIDAMLAGPKPADIVTALALPVPSLVISELLGVPYEDAEMFQHHANVGLARYATGDDTLKGAMSLNKYLADLVQTKMETPAEDAVSDLAERVKAGELSVKEAAQLATGLLIAGHETTANMLGLGVLALLENPDQLPAIRDADDPKIVANAVEELLRYLSIIQNGQRRVAVEDIAVAGEVIRAGEGIIIDLAPANWDAHAFTEPERLYLHRSGADRNVAFGYGRHQCVGQQLARAEMQIVFRTLFRRIPTLQLAATLEDIPFKHDRLAFGVYELPVTW, encoded by the coding sequence ATGGCGAGTAGCACCACGGAAACGGCCGCCGACGTTCCCGAGTATCCGATGCCGCGCGCGGCCGGTTGCCCGTTCGCCCCACCACCCGGGGTGATGACACTGGCCGAAGCCAGGCCACTGTCGCGAGTGCGGATCTGGGACGGCAGCACCCCGTGGCTCATCACGGGTTACGAGCAGTGCCGCGAACTGTTTTCGGACTCGCGGGTCAGCGTCGACGACCGGCTGCCCGGCTTCCCGCACTGGAATGCCGGGATGGTGGCCACGGTGCACAAGCGCCCGCGGTCGGTGTTCACCTCCGACGGCGAGGAGCACACGCGATTTCGGCGAATGCTGTCCAAGCCCTTCACGTTTCGGCGGGTCGAGGGGCTGCGGCCGGCGATCCAGCAGATCACCGACGAGCACATCGACGCCATGCTGGCCGGACCCAAGCCGGCCGACATCGTCACCGCTCTGGCGCTCCCAGTGCCGTCGCTGGTTATCAGTGAGCTGCTCGGCGTCCCCTACGAGGACGCCGAAATGTTCCAGCACCACGCCAATGTCGGGCTGGCCCGCTATGCGACGGGCGACGACACCCTTAAAGGCGCGATGAGCCTGAACAAATACCTGGCCGATCTGGTGCAGACCAAAATGGAGACCCCGGCCGAGGATGCGGTTTCCGATCTGGCCGAGCGGGTCAAAGCCGGTGAGCTCAGCGTGAAGGAGGCAGCCCAGTTGGCGACCGGGCTGCTGATCGCCGGCCACGAGACCACTGCCAACATGCTCGGCCTCGGAGTGCTTGCGCTGCTGGAAAACCCGGATCAGTTGCCGGCCATCCGCGACGCCGACGATCCGAAGATCGTCGCCAATGCCGTCGAGGAACTGCTGCGCTACCTCAGCATCATCCAGAACGGGCAGCGCCGGGTCGCCGTCGAGGATATCGCCGTCGCCGGCGAAGTGATCCGCGCCGGCGAGGGCATCATCATCGACCTGGCCCCGGCGAACTGGGACGCCCACGCCTTCACCGAACCCGAACGCCTGTACCTGCACCGCTCCGGAGCCGACCGCAATGTGGCCTTCGGCTACGGCCGGCACCAGTGCGTCGGCCAGCAGTTGGCCCGGGCCGAAATGCAGATCGTCTTCCGCACCCTGTTCCGGCGCATCCCCACCCTGCAACTGGCGGCAACGCTGGAAGACATTCCGTTCAAACACGACCGCCTCGCCTTCGGCGTCTACGAACTACCGGTTACCTGGTAA
- a CDS encoding ferredoxin codes for MKVSVDQDVCASSGNCVMNAPEVFDQRDEDGVVVLLNPNPPAEQAEATRKAAAFCPALAIHIEE; via the coding sequence ATGAAAGTCTCTGTTGATCAAGACGTTTGCGCATCATCGGGCAACTGTGTGATGAACGCGCCGGAAGTCTTCGACCAGCGCGATGAGGACGGCGTCGTCGTGTTACTCAACCCGAATCCACCTGCCGAGCAGGCCGAGGCCACCCGCAAAGCCGCCGCGTTCTGCCCGGCGCTGGCCATCCACATTGAGGAGTGA
- a CDS encoding TetR/AcrR family transcriptional regulator, which produces MTTVGRAVRGERASSTQEAILVAAERLFAEHGVFAVSNRQVSEAAGQGNNAAVGYHFGTKADLVRAIEEKHRGPVEELREQMVAALPESAGMRDWVACLVCPLTEHLENLGNPTWYARFAAQAMTDPAYHNIVVKDALSSSSLVQVIDGINSCLPELPVAVRYERNIMARNLLMHTCADLERALAEGTSMPRASWRAAATGLIDAIVGLWLAPVTVADGEPAR; this is translated from the coding sequence ATGACCACAGTCGGGCGGGCTGTTCGCGGCGAGCGGGCCAGCTCCACGCAAGAGGCCATCTTGGTCGCAGCCGAGCGATTGTTCGCCGAACACGGGGTGTTCGCGGTGTCCAACCGGCAGGTCAGCGAGGCCGCCGGACAGGGCAATAACGCCGCGGTCGGCTATCACTTCGGCACCAAAGCCGACCTGGTCCGGGCCATCGAGGAGAAACATCGCGGCCCCGTCGAGGAGTTGCGCGAACAGATGGTGGCCGCCCTGCCCGAGTCCGCCGGGATGCGGGACTGGGTCGCGTGCCTGGTCTGTCCGCTCACCGAGCACCTGGAGAATCTCGGCAACCCCACCTGGTATGCCCGGTTCGCCGCGCAGGCCATGACCGACCCGGCGTATCACAACATCGTGGTCAAGGACGCGCTCAGCTCGTCGTCACTGGTCCAGGTCATCGACGGCATCAACAGCTGCCTTCCGGAACTGCCGGTGGCCGTCCGATACGAGCGAAACATCATGGCGCGCAACCTGTTGATGCATACCTGCGCAGATCTGGAACGTGCTCTGGCCGAAGGCACCTCGATGCCGCGGGCGTCCTGGCGGGCCGCCGCGACCGGTCTCATCGACGCCATCGTTGGACTGTGGCTGGCGCCCGTCACCGTGGCGGATGGCGAGCCGGCTCGATGA
- a CDS encoding DoxX family protein gives MRSIGRLVLGGFLIFAGVAHLSFARTSFYAQVPRWLPLSADLVVIASGVVEIVLGTALLVLTRWQVTVGWVAAVFFVLVFPGNIAQFASHANAFGLNSDLARGIRLLFQPLLVIWALWCTGAWAAYRRRQGRRGTV, from the coding sequence GTGAGATCCATCGGCCGCCTGGTACTCGGCGGCTTCCTGATTTTTGCCGGGGTCGCCCACCTGAGTTTCGCGCGCACCTCGTTCTATGCCCAGGTGCCGCGGTGGTTGCCGCTGAGCGCCGACTTGGTCGTGATCGCTTCCGGGGTGGTGGAGATCGTTCTCGGGACGGCCCTGCTGGTGCTGACGCGGTGGCAGGTCACCGTGGGGTGGGTGGCAGCGGTGTTCTTCGTCCTGGTGTTTCCCGGCAACATCGCCCAATTCGCCTCGCACGCAAACGCGTTCGGTCTCAACTCCGATCTTGCCCGAGGCATCCGGCTGTTGTTCCAGCCGCTGCTGGTGATCTGGGCGCTCTGGTGCACGGGCGCGTGGGCCGCGTACCGGAGGCGTCAGGGGCGACGCGGAACGGTTTAA
- a CDS encoding SDR family NAD(P)-dependent oxidoreductase, which translates to MDGFAGKVAVVTGAGSGIGRALALELARSGARLAISDLDVDGLGQTEELIRRMGAPVRADRLDVTEREAFLAYADTVNAHFGIVHQIYNIAGIAFLGDVEVSRFKDIEKVMDVDYWGVVNGTKAFLPHLIASGDGHVVNMSSMFGLFGVPGQAAYNSAKFAVRGFSEALRQEMAIAGHPVAVTVVHPGYVKTAIAANAGHAEGLDKETAVRVFNKVAITSAERAARIILRAVRKKKGRVVVGPDAKAYDLLVRLAPAGYQRILGPMTARFQSGR; encoded by the coding sequence ATGGACGGTTTCGCGGGCAAGGTCGCAGTCGTCACGGGAGCCGGTTCGGGCATCGGCAGGGCGCTGGCGTTGGAACTGGCCCGCTCCGGAGCGCGGCTGGCGATCAGCGATCTCGACGTCGACGGCCTCGGGCAGACCGAGGAGCTCATCCGGCGGATGGGTGCCCCGGTGCGGGCGGACCGGCTCGACGTCACCGAGCGCGAGGCCTTCCTCGCCTACGCCGACACGGTCAACGCCCACTTCGGAATCGTGCATCAGATCTACAACATCGCGGGCATCGCGTTCCTCGGCGACGTCGAGGTCAGCCGGTTCAAGGACATCGAAAAGGTGATGGACGTCGACTACTGGGGCGTGGTCAACGGAACGAAAGCCTTCCTGCCGCACCTGATCGCGTCCGGCGACGGCCACGTCGTCAACATGTCCAGCATGTTCGGTCTGTTCGGCGTCCCGGGTCAGGCCGCCTACAACTCCGCCAAGTTCGCGGTGCGCGGTTTCTCCGAGGCGCTGCGCCAGGAGATGGCGATCGCCGGCCATCCGGTCGCCGTCACGGTCGTGCACCCTGGCTACGTCAAGACGGCGATCGCGGCCAACGCCGGACATGCCGAAGGCCTCGATAAGGAAACCGCCGTGCGGGTCTTCAACAAGGTCGCCATCACCAGCGCCGAAAGAGCCGCGCGGATCATTCTGCGGGCGGTCCGCAAGAAGAAGGGGCGGGTGGTGGTGGGTCCGGACGCCAAAGCCTATGACTTGCTGGTGCGTCTGGCGCCGGCGGGCTATCAGCGCATCCTGGGGCCCATGACGGCGCGCTTCCAATCCGGACGCTAG